One window from the genome of Mastacembelus armatus chromosome 18, fMasArm1.2, whole genome shotgun sequence encodes:
- the LOC113121467 gene encoding insulin receptor substrate 1-B, with the protein MESQAGEQHSYEDVRKSGYLRKQKSMHRRYFVLRAASERGPARLEYYESEKKFRGKAPVPKKAVALETCFNINKRADSKNKHMIVLYTRAESFAIAADNETDQEEWYQAMVDLQCKSKNPTDGGAAGEYGVPNPGPAFKEVWQVKVWPKGLGQAKNLVGIYRLCLTDKTVNFVKLNSDAAAVVLQLMNVRRCGHSENFFFVEVGRSAVTGPGEFWMQVDDSVVAQNMHETLLEAMKALSEEFRQRSKSQSSSGPGGGATASNPISVPSRRHHQNPPPSQVGFTRRPRTEPPGGANSGLGGNSANASPTPRHSFPRSRTASDGGKVEDGIAVTAQLQGPSSSPSTNGSCSTTPILSSKSVRSVPTSAAKTPLGLMRSISTPAPTSAPSLSSSSGHGSEFGGVTSSTGAGPGSGAYSHVPSHRTSVSGSPSDYGSSDEYGSSPGDHTLLPTPSLPGSSVDSAGSQSLGEEGTNYILMSQRGGGSSNQGSLTSNSIPAPGTPVCASQPQTRRVLRRSSSRECEAERRLLSKRASLPPMALERLAPRQQRAEEPADEESADYAIMSRSTSRESFTSPSSSIQRESVMSAGSAGGGGGYLDVAGEFKGEGGGRAGGNVDLGVDNGYMSMLPGVTQPPVSLSQSLAVAVPDSDSKPADDYMAMTPNSSVSPPQQIHPPTSDGYMIMSPNSSCSPDQRGGLSGGAWVGSGSADSRAGSDYMNMSPISTRSVNGSPSPLEHTGHLDTSSQHQAPKMVYSYYSLPRSYKHNPSAGHFDDGLGRARRPNGGCNRGMGGGRTMVAHQEQPVAGNSAAGCHLSLSSSSYSSSSASSESLGESEDRATQAVSSMAGVTQSRDGNKLQQRHGSGRLSKQGSHTKSRPVSLFVDVSKANTLPRVRENPLPPEPKSPGEYVSIEFKGEKYSQTGVGGGRGRGLRHGISLPYGSSNHHPQHRPTSCLGSFLPISRSPSAPITPPTASEYVNMDLGPSPSPSPLSLTSLVFPSFHTPPTPPTLAHAPKACDDDITSPREEVPEVAEAPLRKSRESIPSVTEPESPTSCGDYTEMAFSMNSNTVPRSPSSVSPKDPSPTRTVPVLSRGLDFPLAKTGLNLDHGAKVIRADPQGRRRHCSETFLASPSLPTSTSTSSSSTASLFPEHTQAVARRLGFESMLWGNGAVTDTPTQFPPPGQQSLPPNTQTSSAEQGLNYIDLDLANKESPHLGLDGPSSNQASSRLFSVLGGGPGVGGMGAAVGSSSNSSSSSSLNTYASIDFYKSEELRTHQNGNKEGTEC; encoded by the exons GTAAGAACCCCACTGATGGTGGGGCTGCAGGGGAATATGGAGTGCCCAATCCTGGGCCGGCTTTTAAAGAGGTGTGGCAGGTAAAGGTGTGGCCCAAAGGCCTGGGTCAGGCCAAGAACTTGGTGGGCATCTACCGCCTTTGCTTGACTGACAAGACCGTCAACTTTGTGAAGCTCAActcagatgctgctgctgtggtgctgcagctgatgaacGTCCGACGCTGTGGCCATTCAGAAAACTTTTTCTTCGTCGAGGTGGGACGCTCTGCTGTGACAGGTCCAGGCGAGTTCTGGATGCAG GTGGATGATTCGGTGGTGGCCCAGAACATGCATGAGACCCTGCTAGAGGCCATGAAGGCACTGAGCGAGGAGTTCCGCCAGCGTAGCAAATCTCAGTCCAGCTCTGGCCCCGGGGGAGGTGCTACCGCTTCTAACCCCATCAGTGTTCCCTCACGCCGTCACCACCAAAATCCTCCCCCTAGCCAGGTAGGCTTCACTCGCCGGCCAAGAACTGAGCCTCCTGGGGGAGCTAACAGTGGACTAGGGGGCAACAGTGCCAATGCTTCTCCCACCCCTCGGCATAGCTTCCCAAGGTCTCGCACTGCTAGTGATGGGGGGAAGGTAGAGGATGGGATAGCAGTTACTGCACAGCTCCAAGGGCCAAGCTCCAGCCCATCCACCAATGGCTCCTGCTCCACCACCCCAATTCTCAGTTCAAAGTCAGTCCGCTCAGTCCCCACGTCAGCTGCTAAAACCCCTCTCGGGCTTATGCGCTCTATCTCTACCCCAGCTCCCACCTCAGCCCCAAGCCTCTCATCTAGTTCTGGGCATGGCTCTGAGTTTGGAGGTGTTACATCTTCTACAGGTGCTGGTCCTGGGTCTGGTGCATACAGCCATGTCCCCTCCCATCGTACCTCTGTCTCAGGCTCACCCAGTGACTATGGCTCATCAGATGAGTATGGTTCTAGTCCTGGGGATCACACGCTCCTCCCCACCCCAAGCCTTCCGGGGAGCTCGGTTGATAGTGCTGGCAGCCAGTCTCTTGGTGAAGAGGGTACCAACTATATCCTGATGAGTCAACgtggtggtggcagcagtaATCAAGGAAGTTTGACATCCAACTCCATTCCAGCACCAGGAACACCAGTCTGTGCCTCCCAGCCCCAGACCAGAAGAGTGTTGCGCCGTTCCTCCAGCCGTGAATGTGAAGCTGAACGTAGACTGCTGAGTAAAAGAGCTTCCTTACCACCTATGGCCCTTGAAAGGCTGGCTCCACGTCAGCAAAGAGCCGAGGAGCCTGCAGATGAAGAATCAGCTGATTATGCTATTATGTCAAGAAGCACCAGCCGTGAATCTTTTACATCTCCCTCTTCATCCATACAGAGGGAATCTGTAATGAGTGCTGGgtcagcaggaggaggaggggggtaCTTAGATGTGGCAGGGGAGTTTAAAGGTGAAGGGGGTGGCAGAGCAGGTGGCAATGTAGATTTAGGTGTGGACAATGGGTATATGTCCATGCTCCCTGGTGTCACTCAACCTCCAGTGTCCCTGTCCCAATCATTGGCTGTTGCTGTCCCTGACTCAGATTCCAAACCTGCTGATGATTACATGGCCATGACCCCTAACAGCAGCGTCTCCCCTCCACAGCAGATCCATCCACCAACTTCTGATGGCTATATGATAATGTCCCCCAATAGCAGCTGTTCCCCTGACCAGCGTGGAGGCCTCTCTGGAGGTGCTTGGGTGGGCAGTGGCAGTGCAGACAGCAGGGCAGGCAGTGACTATATGAACATGTCTCCAATCAGTACACGTTCTGTAAATGGTAGCCCCTCACCTCTTGAGCACACTGGTCATTTGGACACCAGCTCTCAACACCAAGCCCCCAAGATGGTGTATTCTTACTATTCCCTTCCACGGTCATACAAACATAACCCCTCTGCCGGACACTTTGATGATGGGCTCGGACGAGCCAGAAGGCCCAATGGGGGTTGTAATAGGGGAATGGGTGGAGGTAGGACCATGGTAGCTCACCAGGAGCAGCCAGTAGCAGGCAATTCAGCGGCTGGATGCCACCTGTCACTCTCTTCATCTTCATACTCATCCAGCTCAGCAAGCAGCGAGAGCCTTGGGGAGAGCGAGGACCGAGCTACCCAGGCAGTGAGCTCCATGGCTGGGGTAACGCAGTCTAGAGATGGTAATAAGCTCCAGCAGAGACATGGCTCTGGGAGGCTGTCTAAGCAGGGTAGCCATACTAAAAGCAGACCAGTGAGCCTGTTTGTTGATGTATCAAAGGCTAACACCCTTCCTAGGGTCCGTGAAAACCCCCTACCACCAGAGCCTAAGAGCCCTGGAGAGTATGTAAGCATTGAGTTTAAGGGAGAGAAGTACAGCCAGACTGGTGTTGGAGGAGGGCGTGGCAGAGGTCTGAGGCATGGCATATCACTGCCTTATGGCTCAAGCAATCATCATCCTCAACACAGGCCAACTTCCTGCTTAGGAAGCTTTCTCCCTATCTCTCGTAGCCCCTCTGCCCCCATCACTCCCCCAACTGCCTCTGAGTACGTCAACATGGACCTGGGGCCTTCTCCGTCACCTTCACCCCTCTCTCTTACCTCACTAGTTTTCCCCTCTTTTCACACCCCTCCCACACCTCCAACTCTTGCTCATGCACCCAAAGCCTGTGATGACGATATTACCAGTCCTCGTGAAGAGGTGCCAGAAGTGGCTGAAGCCCCACTTaggaaaagcagagaaagtATTCCATCAGTAACTGAGCCTGAGTCCCCTACATCCTGTGGAGACTACACAGAGATGGCCTTCAGCATGAATAGCAACACTGTCCCTAGGTCGCCATCCAGTGTCTCCCCCAAAGACCCTTCCCCTACCAGGACTGTTCCAGTGTTATCACGAGGCCTAGATTTCCCCCTAGCCAAAACAGGACTCAACCTAGACCACGGAGCTAAAGTTATCCGGGCTGACCCTCAAGGACGCAGACGGCATTGCTCAGAAACCTTCCTTGCTTCACCCTCTCTCCCCACCTCGACCTCtacttcctcctcttccactgCCTCCCTCTTTCCAGAACACACCCAAGCAGTGGCGCGTCGGCTGGGCTTTGAAAGCATGCTGTGGGGGAATGGTGCTGTGACTGATACCCCTACTCAATTCCCCCCTCCTGGACAGCAATCCCTTCCTCCAAACACTCAGACTTCATCTGCAGAGCAAGGCCTCAACTATATTGACCTGGACTTGGCCAACAAAGAAAGCCCTCATTTGGGCCTAGATGGACCCTCAAGTAACCAGGCTTCTTCTCGCCTCTTCTCTGTGCTGGGTGGGGGTCCTGGGGTCGGAGGAATGGGCGCAGCTgtcggcagcagcagcaacagcagcagcagctccagcctCAACACGTATGCCAGCATTGACTTCTACAAATCAGAGGAGCTGCGGACACATCAGAATGGAAACAAGGAGGGAACGG